In Nitrospirota bacterium, the sequence TTGTATAAAAATGGTTCTTTCATACCAATAATCTTAGCATGCCTTGAAGCCCTTCTGATTATACGCCTTAATACATAACCCCTTCCTTCGTTGGATGGGACTACTCCCTCTGAGATAAGTAATGTTATAGCCCTTATGTGATCGGCAATAACATTTATAGAGGTATCTGTCTCCTTCCCCTTCCCGTATTCTACACCTGTAATATTAGTTATATCGCTGATAATTGGACTGAAAAGGTCGCTGTGAAAATTACTCGATTTCCCCTGTACTACAGAAGCCAGCCTTTCAAGCCCCATTCCTGTATCTATACTCGGTGCCGGAAGTGGTGTAAGATTCCCCGCTGAATCTCTGTTAAACTGCATAAAGACAAGATTCCATATCTCAAGATACCTGTCACAGTCACAGCCAACACCACATGTCTTCTTACCGCACCCTACATCTTCACCCTGATCGATGATTATCTCTGAACATGGACCGCATGGTCCTGTATCTCCCATCTGCCAGAAGTTATCTGATTCACTAAGCCTGACTATCCTCTCTTCAGGTAAGCCTATTTTTTGACACCAGATTTCAAATGAATCGTTGTCATCTTTGAATATAGAGACCCAGAGCCTCTCAGTCGGGAGATTTGCTACATCTATAAGAAACTCCCATGCAAACTCTATGGCTAACTCTTTAAAATAATCGCCAAAAGAAAAATTCCCGAGCATCTCAAAGAATGTGTGATGTCTTGTAGTTCTGCCTACATTTTCAAGGTCATTATGTTTGCCACCTGCCCTGAGACATTTCTGTATGCTGACCGCCCTCTTATAGTCCCTTTCCTCTTCACCAAGAAAGACAGATTTAAACTGCACCATACCTGCATTTGTAAAAAGCAGTGTAGGGTCATTCATCGGGATAAGAGGAGAACTCGGAACAACCCTGTGTTCCTTCTTCTCAAAGTAGTTAAGAAATAGATGTCTCAATTCATCTGAACTAAACATGATCCTGATTCAATCCTTATTTTTACTCTGTTGTCCAGAATGTTAACTTGCCATCCTCGAAAAAGAGATGGGTCTTTTCTATGCCAGCCTTTGCCTTATATATCCAGTGTTCTCGGTGTTTGCCTTCTACATAACTGCTCATTGACTTTGATGGAGGACCCCATGCATACCTTACCTGTGAGGTTGTCATACCCATCAATACCTCACCTTTTTTTATAGATTCCTGAATATTGGTAGGAAAGTCTTTTATTTCATAATCCGTATATCTTACTGCCTCAGCGCAACCAAAAAGCAAGAATATCAATCCTGCAACTAATATCTTTTTCCCCATAGCCATTCCTCCTCATGTAAATAACTTATTTAAAGTCCTGTGTATAATATCGAAAGAGTATCCTCTTCTCCTCAGATAATCTGCAACCCTCCTTTTGGTTATGTCGGGGGGAGTATTTGTAAGTATTCGCATTCGCTTCTGGGCAAGGGTCATTGCATTTTCCTCTTCGACATCCTCACGGTAAAATTCCCTTATAACCTCCATTCCCAGTTCTCTATCTATTCCCCTTTTTATCAGTTCTGTCCAGATACATTCTTTCCCTGCAAGTCTTCTCTGACATAATGATACCATACTTCTTGCAAGGTTTTCATCATTGATGAGCCCAAGTTCCTGTAGTCTTGCCATTATAGTCTCTACTACATCATCAGGAAATCCCTTCTTCGTGAGCCTTGAGAAAAGTTCTTTCCTGCTTCTATCCCTGTAGGATAATAACCGAAGTGCCACAGCCATTGCCTTCTCTGCGCCTGTATTTTTTATTTCATCAGACCTCCCATGTAGCATCGGCTGTTGATATTATACCTTTCGCCCTGAGGGCAAAGTCGTCCGGATTTGTGCTCTGTCTGAGGGCCTCTTCGTATGTGATAAGATTATCCTGATAAAGTTTAAGAAGTGCCTGATCGAATGTCTGCATCCCGTATTGTGATGTGCCTGCCGCAATTACATCATGTATCAGTTTTGTCTTGTCGGGGTCAATAATATACTCCTTCGCTGTAGATGTAACGACAAGAACCTCTACTGCGGGGATTCTTCCTTTACCGTCAGCCTGTGAAACGAGTCTCATAGAGATTACACCTTTAAGCACAGATGCAAGCTGAATTCTTACCTGTTTTTGCTGGAATGGAGGGAATACCGCAATTATCCTGTTTATAGTCTCTGTTGCATCGGTTGTATGAAGTGTACTTAAAACCAGATGCCCTGTCTCAGCAGCTACGAGTGCAGTCTGTATCGTCTCAAAATCTCTCATCTCACCAACAAGGATTACATCAGGATCCTGTCTGAGTGCAGACCTCAATGCAACACTGAAGGACCCTGTATCAGGTCCAACCTCTCTCTGATTAACGATACTCTTCTTATCTCTGTGAAGGAATTCTATAGGGTCTTCTATAGTTATTATGTGGTCTTCTCTGTTTGTATTGATATAATCGATCATGGCTGCGAGCGTGGTGGATTTTCCACTGCCTGTTGTCCCTGTTACAAGAATAAGCCCTCTTGTCTCCATTGCAAGTTTTTCTATAACCTGAGGCAGGTTTGACTGCTGGATTGTCGGAACATCTACAGGTATGGTTCTCAGCACTATACTGATGGTGCCTCTTTGTTGAAATATGTTTACCCTGAACCTTCCAAGCCCCGAGACACTGTAGGCAAGATCTATTTCATGTTTTTCCTTCAATCTCTGTTTATGAATGTCACCCATTATGCTATCAGCAAGGGATGCCAGTTCATCAATAGAGCATTTTCCAAATCCTGTTAGAGGTTTAAGGCGACCATTAATCCTTAATATAGGGCTATTCTCTACCTTTAAATGGATGTCTGATGCCTTTTGTCTCAATGCCTCTGCAAGTAACTCTTCTATCTTCATGCCTTATCCACTCTGGTGCCATGGGCAGAGGTGGAGCGTATCTTAGTTTCTATTTCTGATACTACTTGAGGATTGTTCTTTAA encodes:
- a CDS encoding regulatory protein RecX, whose product is MLHGRSDEIKNTGAEKAMAVALRLLSYRDRSRKELFSRLTKKGFPDDVVETIMARLQELGLINDENLARSMVSLCQRRLAGKECIWTELIKRGIDRELGMEVIREFYREDVEEENAMTLAQKRMRILTNTPPDITKRRVADYLRRRGYSFDIIHRTLNKLFT
- a CDS encoding type IV pilus twitching motility protein PilT, which encodes MKIEELLAEALRQKASDIHLKVENSPILRINGRLKPLTGFGKCSIDELASLADSIMGDIHKQRLKEKHEIDLAYSVSGLGRFRVNIFQQRGTISIVLRTIPVDVPTIQQSNLPQVIEKLAMETRGLILVTGTTGSGKSTTLAAMIDYINTNREDHIITIEDPIEFLHRDKKSIVNQREVGPDTGSFSVALRSALRQDPDVILVGEMRDFETIQTALVAAETGHLVLSTLHTTDATETINRIIAVFPPFQQKQVRIQLASVLKGVISMRLVSQADGKGRIPAVEVLVVTSTAKEYIIDPDKTKLIHDVIAAGTSQYGMQTFDQALLKLYQDNLITYEEALRQSTNPDDFALRAKGIISTADATWEV